Proteins encoded within one genomic window of Geotalea daltonii FRC-32:
- a CDS encoding fibronectin type III domain-containing protein gives MKKTFLSIAMFLSLASTVFGSGGSDLPGHPLLDQRKGKQEGKASAVIPSTGAMVVTGFQSLASDGNDDLYTVKYAADGSIIWRASKDFSGGSDQGTAVVIDKWGDAIVAATVMNGGGYDVHVTRYHDNGTSIPAEVWSKTWSGTGTMADVTQALAYDPVMDRVYLGGYSSNGNDDDYLLLAFDNNRTGDNTPLWTRTHNGTGKDRAYAVAVSADGATIALTGETFNGTDLDMATVMWQADGTRIGVWPKGGLTSFNDRGTALAFSATGNVVVTGYLTNGRGGDLYTAELTPASATPVWEASHDAGFDDQPVAIAMDSSGDVYVAATIGTLPAFSKLHAIKYHKNGTPVPDTVWSTTFDAGSANAAGATALTVDSSSGIFIAGWRDYAGIKKIVTMKLSRKNGRILWNKEWSGIIGNSSLPVGIGLAGQGVAAAAWTDRTQPLDGGTQAATGGSKTDLRNSSKSWTPNQWAGYSLYMVSSQNKDVFRRIQGNDATTLFLASAEALPYAVAAGDLYYVYDKDDIDLLILRQEKGLLDPPTGLSTEVLSNASVRLTFQDNSETETSFLVDIKIGVNGAWTNNAYTIAAPDQAGMNAVSYEISDLLADTEYYFRVRAFDNTTYSDYSPEAAALTRIVNFSAPVLTYSYGDPANGDDMATDAACYWGGNLVVTGTVFSDQNGISTPSKDYYTIKLNRTDFALNWKDQRDGGYDEDDEIVALAVDQNRETIVTGTSMQNVTGVGNIPSVWTLKYALSPALDGLGEAEPVWTDQLNSSGRLADQSDVVAVQGVAPYWIAVAGHGNADLTNINLFVRKLSATGTVQFTAEKDLGGNEYPAAVAVDTAGNVIVAGRVEKTGNNSWFTAKFDAVSGSMVWSDTYGNTGDNRALSLTIDANNDVYVTGYITDSASGYTRMTTIKYWGEANGTADRRWTRTYPLDTSATSFASRKIAYDPFANEVVVAGDGYSHTTDRDLTLLRYDTAGTLKKQAELRNPGSDDILTGLSIDPSGYVYLSADSGASPNTNIIAAIYTDSLDYVKSFLYNGAASKDDHAATIAVNKFGEGFVAGYTTSASGDKDFLALKVVNDLAIMPFGVTATPQADYTKVVLAWSNVTSGATPYVMRSIKDSGVWVAPQGTTNGQLAANATTFTDSGLGKNTEYCWRIYASFNSVTTRHTEICSTTTLDAPVISSYADITTTSARTLWSNVAGNTGYRLERKTDTGGAWQTIADLPANTVFYDDSLLTPQTTYYYRLSARNISGFFSLPSPEFMVPTMPEPITRGWIDYYATGASTLTIRSFNAANNVTDYRVERKTGTGGTWSTVGNIVAIGTHPRFDDSGLLPNTTYFYRYFSVYKGIENPTPSPEISVTTWLNPPTLLTATANSTTSINGSWSQVTGNTGYELRAYACYGTVSEITTSPATYCNNSNPSYISLAADVTNGTVSPYGGYRAYNVSVGAKNSGGNSIDSNKILVFMPLAVTLTNVEIPASTQLKPVWTNTTEDYFDVQRRLPPDTNWTTVKSGLAANTLSWTDTTVANGIEYCYRIRAYTAAGGPADAFSAESCNTAQAPPAPPSLTLSTQTATTIRFDWNNTRYPAAANFDIYVQPYQYYAGGLPETYPAYWSSASLLTTVSCATQSCSYTYTPSRGTGIMGSVKMNFYGTVIESQTISPTDKYVQTMPNPPAVSSVMSTDYSATVSYSRIDEAYSYNIYYKKTADSAWSGPLSAPHNWTPSPLTISALVPGTQYQLKVESMGKSTESNNAVVQNFWTLCTAPAITSVSAVTATQATVNWSSSTGATGYKLERSTDNATWTLVSNQNVLSYPDSGLTAGGNYWYRVKAVNGGGDSVPSPAVQVVTVPSPPEDPMPRQLSDTSMEIAFHLTKGAESYKIYRRDGSLAAGQNYIKTAAFPYFEDYCGSVYPTISCAAPKAGTAVVTDSNLQPDTVYCYALAATNANGDSTIGQELCGRTSAMGAPTVTVITQNPFATTVSWTPGSATVTIDGHVVEAIEADGTIKTLALVAMPELTFTDKSGLFPGANRTYRVRPYRRFFDDFSAGLSLTDWAPWGRHRHGDGNEDFTTPPVNATDIDGTVRVSWDTSGKAELYTQVPGGIAVNSYNFAQLGLNRLDFFTGDFDINYDFTIDLPGTIPDTMNAYNVYNRLRIYFPNSAAGTLRNDVGFGYDNSTYGPYFDSIKWVRGVGTTIGSWYTGEKLQASGIKASRRGKTMHYYRKAGNGWSQTTSNEETSTMTPDYVWIVTFNNRTNAAPTELRTLIDNVEVISYGTASTPASIAMPGFDGSKNYCP, from the coding sequence ATGAAAAAGACCTTTTTATCCATAGCCATGTTCCTTTCTTTAGCCTCGACTGTTTTCGGCAGTGGCGGCAGCGATTTGCCCGGTCACCCTCTTCTGGACCAGCGCAAAGGTAAACAGGAAGGGAAGGCATCAGCCGTTATTCCTTCCACCGGGGCAATGGTTGTCACCGGATTCCAGAGCCTTGCCAGCGACGGCAATGACGATCTCTATACCGTCAAGTACGCCGCCGACGGCTCAATTATCTGGCGTGCAAGCAAAGATTTTTCAGGAGGAAGTGATCAGGGCACTGCAGTGGTCATCGATAAATGGGGGGATGCCATTGTCGCCGCCACTGTTATGAATGGCGGCGGTTATGACGTTCATGTGACCAGGTACCATGATAACGGCACAAGCATCCCTGCCGAGGTCTGGAGCAAAACATGGTCCGGGACCGGCACCATGGCGGATGTTACCCAGGCACTGGCATATGATCCGGTCATGGACCGGGTTTATCTGGGAGGGTACAGCAGCAACGGCAATGATGATGACTACCTGCTTCTCGCTTTCGACAACAACAGAACCGGTGACAATACCCCGCTGTGGACACGTACCCATAACGGCACTGGTAAGGACCGCGCCTACGCCGTGGCCGTCTCCGCAGATGGTGCGACCATTGCCCTCACTGGTGAAACATTCAACGGTACCGATCTGGACATGGCAACGGTCATGTGGCAGGCGGACGGCACTCGCATCGGCGTCTGGCCCAAAGGAGGACTGACTTCATTTAACGACCGTGGGACCGCTCTGGCATTTTCTGCGACAGGCAATGTTGTGGTCACCGGCTACCTTACCAATGGCCGTGGCGGCGATCTCTACACCGCCGAACTTACGCCTGCATCGGCAACGCCTGTCTGGGAAGCAAGTCACGATGCCGGTTTCGATGATCAACCGGTAGCGATTGCCATGGATTCGTCGGGTGATGTTTATGTTGCGGCAACCATCGGCACCTTGCCTGCATTTTCAAAGCTCCATGCCATCAAGTATCACAAGAATGGCACACCTGTTCCCGATACCGTATGGAGCACGACCTTCGATGCAGGATCGGCCAATGCCGCCGGCGCAACCGCCCTTACGGTGGACTCTTCCAGCGGCATATTCATTGCCGGGTGGCGCGATTATGCCGGAATCAAAAAAATCGTGACCATGAAATTGAGCCGAAAAAACGGGCGAATCCTCTGGAACAAGGAATGGAGCGGGATAATCGGCAACAGCTCTTTGCCGGTGGGCATAGGTCTTGCCGGACAAGGAGTTGCTGCCGCTGCCTGGACAGACCGTACGCAACCCCTCGACGGAGGCACCCAGGCAGCAACCGGCGGTTCAAAAACGGACCTCCGGAACAGCAGCAAGTCCTGGACGCCGAACCAATGGGCTGGATACTCCCTCTACATGGTCAGCAGCCAGAACAAGGACGTTTTCCGCCGCATTCAAGGCAACGACGCCACCACCCTGTTCCTTGCTTCCGCCGAAGCGCTCCCCTATGCGGTTGCTGCAGGAGACCTGTACTACGTTTACGACAAGGACGACATCGACCTGCTTATACTGCGCCAGGAAAAAGGACTTCTCGATCCCCCGACAGGTCTGTCCACCGAGGTGCTGAGCAATGCTTCGGTGCGGCTGACCTTTCAGGACAACTCGGAAACGGAAACCAGCTTTCTGGTGGATATCAAGATCGGAGTAAACGGCGCCTGGACCAACAATGCCTATACCATTGCCGCTCCGGACCAGGCAGGGATGAATGCCGTTTCCTATGAAATTTCCGACCTCCTTGCCGATACGGAATACTATTTCAGAGTCAGGGCCTTCGACAACACTACTTACAGCGACTATTCCCCAGAGGCCGCTGCCCTGACGAGAATTGTCAATTTCTCTGCACCTGTGCTGACATATTCCTATGGAGACCCGGCAAACGGGGACGACATGGCCACTGACGCTGCCTGTTACTGGGGAGGAAACTTGGTAGTTACCGGTACAGTATTCTCCGATCAAAACGGTATCAGCACCCCGTCAAAGGACTATTACACAATCAAGCTCAATCGCACTGATTTTGCTCTGAATTGGAAAGATCAGCGTGATGGGGGCTATGACGAGGATGATGAGATCGTAGCCCTGGCCGTAGACCAGAACAGGGAAACGATAGTTACCGGCACATCCATGCAGAATGTGACTGGAGTCGGCAACATTCCTTCCGTCTGGACCCTCAAGTATGCACTTTCACCGGCACTTGACGGCCTGGGTGAAGCTGAGCCCGTGTGGACAGACCAGTTGAACAGCAGCGGCAGACTCGCCGATCAGTCGGATGTGGTGGCCGTGCAGGGGGTAGCTCCCTACTGGATTGCCGTTGCCGGTCATGGCAACGCCGATCTCACCAACATAAATCTTTTTGTCAGGAAGCTCTCCGCCACCGGTACAGTTCAATTCACCGCCGAAAAGGATCTGGGGGGCAATGAATACCCGGCAGCCGTGGCTGTCGACACCGCAGGCAACGTCATTGTCGCAGGACGGGTGGAAAAAACCGGCAACAACAGCTGGTTTACGGCAAAGTTCGATGCTGTGAGCGGTTCAATGGTCTGGAGTGACACCTATGGCAATACGGGAGACAACCGGGCCCTGTCCCTGACTATTGACGCCAATAATGATGTGTACGTAACCGGCTATATCACCGACAGTGCATCAGGGTATACCAGAATGACGACCATCAAATACTGGGGAGAGGCAAACGGCACGGCCGATCGCAGATGGACCAGGACCTATCCCCTCGATACATCGGCAACCAGTTTCGCTTCCCGCAAGATAGCCTATGATCCCTTTGCCAATGAAGTAGTCGTGGCCGGAGATGGCTATTCCCATACCACAGACCGCGATCTTACGCTGCTCCGCTACGATACTGCCGGGACCCTTAAAAAGCAGGCTGAGCTGCGCAATCCCGGCAGCGACGATATCCTTACCGGCTTGAGCATCGACCCATCGGGCTATGTATACCTTTCAGCGGACAGCGGCGCATCCCCCAACACCAATATCATAGCGGCCATCTATACCGATAGCCTGGACTATGTCAAATCGTTCCTCTATAACGGAGCGGCAAGCAAGGACGATCACGCTGCAACAATCGCCGTCAATAAGTTCGGTGAGGGTTTTGTCGCCGGTTACACCACTTCTGCCTCTGGAGACAAGGACTTTCTAGCTCTAAAGGTTGTCAACGACTTGGCAATAATGCCCTTTGGAGTGACAGCAACGCCCCAGGCCGATTACACCAAGGTTGTCCTTGCCTGGTCAAACGTTACCAGTGGGGCGACACCCTATGTCATGCGCAGCATCAAGGATTCCGGCGTCTGGGTTGCACCGCAGGGCACGACAAACGGCCAACTGGCAGCCAATGCAACCACCTTCACCGACAGCGGCTTGGGAAAAAACACCGAGTACTGCTGGCGCATATATGCATCCTTCAATTCGGTAACAACCCGTCACACCGAGATATGCTCCACAACTACCCTGGACGCACCTGTGATTTCTTCATATGCCGACATCACCACAACCTCTGCACGCACCCTGTGGTCGAATGTTGCAGGAAATACCGGCTACCGCCTGGAACGCAAAACCGACACCGGCGGCGCCTGGCAAACCATCGCCGACCTGCCGGCCAACACCGTTTTTTATGACGATTCGTTATTGACACCACAAACCACTTATTATTACCGCCTCTCCGCCAGGAATATCAGCGGCTTTTTTTCTCTGCCTTCGCCGGAATTCATGGTGCCGACTATGCCGGAACCCATTACCAGGGGCTGGATCGATTACTATGCCACCGGTGCGTCAACGTTGACCATTCGATCATTCAACGCTGCCAACAATGTAACGGATTACCGTGTCGAGCGTAAAACGGGCACTGGAGGAACATGGTCCACCGTCGGCAATATCGTGGCAATCGGGACTCATCCAAGATTTGACGACAGCGGGCTATTACCGAATACGACCTATTTTTACCGCTATTTCTCGGTCTACAAGGGAATTGAGAACCCCACACCAAGCCCTGAGATATCTGTGACAACATGGCTCAACCCGCCGACATTGCTGACCGCCACAGCCAACAGCACGACCTCCATCAACGGCTCCTGGTCCCAGGTTACCGGCAATACGGGGTATGAATTGAGAGCCTATGCCTGCTACGGTACCGTAAGCGAGATTACTACCAGTCCCGCTACCTACTGTAATAACAGCAACCCTAGCTATATCTCTCTGGCAGCCGACGTTACCAACGGCACGGTGTCCCCTTACGGCGGTTACCGCGCATATAACGTCTCTGTCGGTGCCAAGAACAGCGGGGGTAATTCTATCGACAGCAACAAGATTCTCGTCTTCATGCCTCTTGCCGTAACCCTGACTAACGTGGAAATACCGGCTTCCACTCAGTTGAAACCGGTATGGACCAATACGACGGAGGATTATTTCGATGTCCAGCGCCGCCTGCCCCCGGATACCAACTGGACAACCGTCAAGTCGGGACTTGCCGCCAACACCCTCAGTTGGACCGATACGACAGTCGCCAACGGCATCGAATATTGTTATCGAATCAGAGCGTATACAGCCGCCGGTGGCCCGGCAGATGCCTTTTCGGCAGAATCCTGCAATACTGCCCAGGCTCCTCCGGCTCCACCGTCACTGACACTCTCAACCCAAACGGCAACAACGATCCGATTTGACTGGAATAATACCCGTTATCCGGCTGCCGCAAATTTTGATATTTACGTGCAACCATACCAGTACTATGCCGGTGGTCTTCCGGAAACCTATCCGGCCTACTGGTCCTCAGCCAGTCTGTTAACCACTGTCAGCTGCGCGACCCAAAGCTGCAGCTACACTTACACCCCCTCGCGAGGCACAGGCATCATGGGGTCTGTCAAGATGAACTTCTACGGTACTGTAATCGAATCGCAGACGATAAGTCCTACTGACAAATATGTCCAGACTATGCCCAATCCGCCGGCTGTCTCCTCGGTTATGTCGACAGATTACTCCGCCACCGTAAGTTACAGCCGAATTGATGAAGCGTATTCCTATAACATCTATTACAAGAAAACAGCCGACAGTGCCTGGAGCGGGCCACTGTCGGCGCCCCACAACTGGACGCCGAGTCCTTTGACCATTAGCGCTCTTGTTCCCGGGACCCAATATCAGTTAAAAGTCGAGTCAATGGGTAAGTCCACGGAATCCAACAACGCAGTAGTCCAGAACTTCTGGACGCTTTGCACAGCTCCGGCTATCACCTCCGTCTCGGCAGTGACAGCCACCCAGGCAACAGTTAACTGGAGCAGTTCTACCGGTGCCACCGGTTACAAGCTGGAACGCTCCACCGATAATGCAACGTGGACACTGGTCAGCAACCAGAATGTCCTATCCTATCCGGACAGCGGCCTCACAGCCGGTGGAAACTACTGGTACCGTGTCAAAGCAGTCAATGGCGGCGGAGACTCTGTGCCTTCCCCTGCGGTGCAGGTGGTAACGGTCCCCAGCCCCCCCGAGGACCCTATGCCCCGCCAGCTCTCCGACACCAGCATGGAAATAGCTTTCCACCTGACAAAGGGGGCCGAATCCTACAAGATCTACCGCCGCGATGGCAGCCTCGCAGCAGGACAGAATTACATAAAGACAGCAGCGTTTCCCTATTTCGAAGATTATTGCGGGTCTGTCTACCCGACCATCTCGTGTGCAGCGCCCAAGGCAGGAACCGCAGTGGTAACAGACTCGAATCTCCAGCCGGACACCGTATACTGTTACGCGTTGGCAGCTACAAATGCCAACGGTGACTCGACTATCGGGCAGGAACTGTGCGGCCGGACCTCTGCCATGGGTGCCCCCACCGTTACGGTGATAACGCAAAACCCATTTGCCACCACTGTCTCCTGGACACCGGGGTCTGCAACCGTAACCATCGACGGTCATGTTGTGGAGGCCATCGAGGCTGACGGAACCATCAAGACGCTGGCACTGGTAGCCATGCCGGAACTTACCTTTACCGACAAGAGCGGACTTTTTCCCGGAGCAAACCGCACCTACCGCGTCCGGCCCTATCGCCGCTTCTTCGATGACTTCTCTGCCGGGCTATCCCTCACCGACTGGGCACCATGGGGCAGACACCGCCACGGCGACGGCAATGAAGATTTTACTACACCGCCGGTTAATGCCACCGATATCGATGGCACGGTGCGGGTATCGTGGGATACATCGGGCAAAGCAGAGCTTTATACACAAGTTCCAGGTGGCATCGCGGTAAACTCTTACAACTTTGCCCAGCTCGGCTTGAACCGCCTCGATTTCTTTACCGGCGATTTTGATATCAACTATGACTTCACTATCGATCTGCCAGGTACTATTCCCGATACCATGAATGCCTACAACGTATACAACCGTTTACGCATCTATTTCCCCAACAGTGCAGCCGGCACTCTGAGGAATGATGTGGGTTTCGGCTACGACAACAGTACCTATGGGCCATACTTTGACAGTATCAAATGGGTTCGGGGTGTTGGCACTACGATTGGCTCCTGGTACACCGGAGAAAAACTGCAGGCCAGCGGCATCAAGGCCAGCAGACGCGGCAAAACGATGCATTATTACCGCAAGGCTGGTAACGGCTGGAGCCAGACAACATCCAATGAGGAAACTAGCACCATGACTCCCGACTACGTCTGGATAGTTACCTTCAACAATCGTACAAACGCTGCTCCGACTGAACTACGCACCCTTATCGACAACGTTGAGGTCATCTCCTACGGAACGGCAAGCACACCGGCAAGCATTGCCATGCCTGGCTTCGACGGAAGCAAAAACTACTGCCCATAA